One region of Spiroplasma endosymbiont of Asaphidion curtum genomic DNA includes:
- a CDS encoding IS5 family transposase (programmed frameshift), translating to MKFDKFNFINDKELLRLTGIKQSTFNKMLNILKEAELKKFKRGGKNNKLSLENRLLMTLSYWREYRTYFHLGKSFDISEASCYRNIKWIEDILIKHPDFQQLAGKKALINDYFNDKTIIIDATETPIQRPKKGQKQSYSGKKKKHTIKTQVIIEKESKIIIATNFSLGKKHDFCLFKESKIPILKNTKLIVDNGYQGIQKIHSNVLIPKKKTKKNPLNKEQKHNNKLISKMRIIIENIFAILKKFKIITEKYRNRRKRFSLRFNLIASIYNLQL from the exons ATGAAATTTGATAAATTTAATTTTATTAATGATAAAGAATTATTACGATTAACTGGAATAAAGCAAAGTACTTTTAATAAAATGTTAAATATTTTAAAAGAAGCTGAGTTAAAAAAGTTTAAAAGAGGTGGTAAAAATAATAAATTATCATTAGAAAATAGATTATTGATGACTTTATCATATTGACGAGAATATCGTACTTATTTTCATCTTGGTAAAAGTTTTGATATTAGTGAAGCTAGTTGTTATCGAAATATCAAGTGAATTGAAGATATTTTAATCAAACATCCTGATTTTCAACAACTTGCTGGTAAAAAAGCATTAATAAATGATTATTTTAATGATAAAACAATTATTATTGATGCTACAGAAACACCCATTCAACGCCCAAAAAAAG GACAAAAACAATCTTATTCAGGAAAAAAGAAAAAACACACTATTAAAACACAAGTAATTATTGAAAAAGAAAGCAAAATAATTATTGCAACAAATTTTTCTCTCGGTAAAAAGCATGATTTTTGTTTATTTAAAGAATCAAAAATCCCAATTTTAAAAAATACTAAATTAATAGTTGATAATGGTTATCAAGGAATACAAAAAATTCATAGTAATGTTCTAATACCTAAGAAAAAAACAAAGAAAAACCCTTTAAATAAAGAACAAAAACATAATAATAAATTAATTTCAAAAATGAGAATTATTATTGAAAATATTTTTGCTATTCTTAAAAAATTTAAAATTATTACTGAAAAATATCGTAATCGTAGAAAACGATTTAGTTTAAGATTTAATTTAATTGCTTCAATTTATAATTTGCAATTATAG
- a CDS encoding chromate transporter, whose protein sequence is MKKTKYSKWQLYWQLFYVFLKISFFGFGGGNAVMPLIKNEVVVKKRWITEDKFNH, encoded by the coding sequence ATGAAAAAAACAAAATACTCAAAATGGCAATTATATTGACAATTGTTTTATGTTTTTTTGAAAATATCTTTTTTTGGTTTTGGTGGCGGGAATGCCGTAATGCCTTTAATTAAAAATGAAGTTGTAGTTAAGAAGCGATGAATAACTGAGGATAAATTTAATCATTAG
- the ribF gene encoding riboflavin biosynthesis protein RibF yields the protein MKIINTIDEKQQFSNKQVACLGFFDGLHIGHQLLTQTVLKEAKENNYQSLFFTFSIAPKKIILQQQYDDLLDMEDKQKLVSLMGFDNFAIFPFNDNTRKWSIEQFIFYLKQLNIDIIVVGDDFRFANFGLGNISHLQNNFSKVIVVNKVLINNDIRVSTTYIRQLLQEKQIASANKLLLQPYNIKGVVVKGNKLGSKIQFPTANIHLNDNFSILNEGVYITNVSLENKKYQAISCIIRIDNVLKCESYILNFNKNIYGVKIKISFLKYLRDNIAVKSLEHLKQLISEDYSKTLEYFRKIG from the coding sequence ATGAAAATAATTAATACTATTGATGAAAAACAGCAATTTTCAAATAAACAAGTAGCGTGTTTAGGATTTTTTGATGGACTTCATATTGGACATCAGTTATTAACTCAAACAGTATTAAAAGAAGCTAAAGAAAATAATTATCAATCACTATTTTTTACTTTTTCAATCGCACCAAAGAAAATAATTTTACAACAACAATATGATGACTTGCTTGATATGGAAGATAAGCAAAAATTAGTTTCATTAATGGGATTTGATAATTTTGCTATTTTTCCATTTAATGATAATACAAGAAAATGATCAATTGAACAGTTTATTTTTTATCTTAAACAATTGAATATTGATATTATTGTTGTTGGTGATGATTTTCGTTTTGCAAATTTTGGTCTGGGAAATATTAGTCATTTGCAGAACAATTTTTCTAAAGTAATTGTTGTTAATAAAGTTTTAATTAATAATGATATTCGGGTATCAACAACATATATTCGTCAGTTACTACAAGAAAAACAAATTGCTAGTGCTAATAAGTTATTATTACAACCTTATAATATTAAAGGTGTTGTTGTTAAAGGTAATAAATTAGGTAGTAAAATTCAATTTCCAACAGCAAATATTCATCTAAATGATAATTTCTCAATATTAAATGAGGGTGTTTATATTACTAATGTTAGTTTAGAAAATAAAAAGTATCAAGCAATCTCTTGTATTATTAGAATTGATAATGTTTTAAAATGTGAATCATATATTCTTAATTTTAATAAAAATATTTATGGTGTAAAAATTAAAATTTCCTTTTTAAAGTATTTACGAGATAATATTGCTGTTAAAAGTTTAGAACATTTAAAACAGTTAATTAGTGAAGATTACAGCAAAACACTTGAATATTTTCGTAAAATAGGTTAA